Proteins encoded by one window of Phytohabitans houttuyneae:
- a CDS encoding penicillin-binding transpeptidase domain-containing protein: MRVTYGVAAIVLAAGVLTACGSDDGPEKSVDAFLSGWRSGNLDAVGFINPGGQKIPAADVVTEIKALSGALATTPPALTRTGEPSVTEDIATSTVNVDWTLPGGAHWTYPTTVRLNKSSDDKWQVIWEPKVVQEKLTQGDEFAIERETSDRAPILDAAGKAIVESRPVVVVGIEPGRVVGMEQLVKDLDKILKSAQVDVDLADLPARAAAADPTHFVDVVTLRKEVYLKVRDRLQALPGTRYRDENRYLAPTREFARALLGTVDPVQKEDIDNNPGKYVVGDVVGHGGLQERYDDQLRGGSGQIVKIVRKSGEGTEKTTEEVAEVFRAEPKPGAPLKTTLDPKIQRAADNALRGTGKPAALVAVRVHDGTVAAVANTGDVNLAFDASVPPGSTFKMVSALALLDKGAVTLDTKVNCPKNATVDGRSYKNSHDMALGNVPFRVDFARSCNTAFIGLAPKLGDDGLATAGRALGLEGKWSLGIDAFSGKVSTGGSATERASASFGQGTTVVSPLAMAAATAGVARGQWQQPTILTEPAPAEKAAPGPELNAGSVEAVRTMMREVVTEGTGSALKDVPGEPVYGKTGTAEFDNNPANTHAWWVGWQGDIAFAVFVEKGGDSGKSSVPVAERFLRGLA, from the coding sequence ATGCGTGTGACTTACGGGGTGGCGGCGATTGTGCTGGCCGCGGGCGTTTTAACCGCCTGCGGAAGCGATGATGGGCCGGAAAAGAGCGTCGACGCGTTCCTGTCCGGGTGGCGCTCGGGCAATCTCGACGCGGTGGGCTTCATCAACCCGGGCGGGCAGAAGATCCCGGCCGCCGACGTGGTGACCGAGATCAAGGCGCTCTCGGGCGCGCTCGCGACCACCCCGCCGGCACTCACCCGCACGGGTGAGCCGTCGGTCACCGAAGACATCGCCACCAGCACGGTCAACGTCGACTGGACGCTGCCGGGCGGCGCGCACTGGACGTACCCGACCACCGTCCGCCTCAACAAGAGCAGCGACGACAAGTGGCAGGTGATCTGGGAGCCCAAGGTCGTCCAGGAGAAACTCACACAGGGTGACGAGTTCGCGATCGAACGGGAAACCTCCGATCGGGCGCCCATCCTCGACGCCGCGGGCAAGGCGATCGTGGAGTCCCGCCCGGTGGTCGTGGTCGGCATCGAGCCAGGCCGGGTGGTGGGCATGGAGCAGCTGGTCAAGGACCTGGACAAGATCCTCAAGTCGGCACAGGTCGACGTCGACCTGGCCGACCTCCCGGCGCGCGCGGCCGCCGCTGACCCGACCCACTTCGTCGACGTGGTCACGCTCCGCAAGGAGGTGTACCTGAAGGTCCGGGACCGGCTCCAGGCACTGCCCGGCACGCGGTACCGCGACGAGAACCGCTATCTGGCGCCCACCCGCGAGTTTGCCCGCGCGCTGCTCGGCACCGTCGACCCGGTACAGAAAGAGGACATCGACAACAATCCGGGCAAGTACGTCGTGGGTGATGTGGTTGGGCACGGTGGGCTGCAGGAGCGGTACGACGACCAGCTACGCGGCGGCAGCGGACAGATCGTCAAGATCGTGCGAAAGAGCGGCGAAGGCACCGAAAAGACCACCGAGGAGGTGGCGGAGGTGTTCCGGGCCGAGCCCAAGCCGGGTGCCCCGCTGAAGACCACCCTTGACCCGAAGATCCAGCGTGCCGCAGACAACGCGCTTCGCGGCACCGGCAAGCCCGCCGCCCTTGTCGCGGTGCGGGTGCACGACGGCACGGTGGCCGCGGTCGCCAACACGGGGGACGTCAACCTCGCGTTCGACGCGTCGGTACCGCCGGGGTCGACGTTCAAGATGGTCTCCGCGCTGGCCCTGCTCGACAAGGGCGCGGTGACGCTCGACACCAAGGTCAACTGCCCCAAGAACGCCACGGTGGACGGCCGCTCGTACAAGAACTCGCACGACATGGCCCTCGGCAACGTCCCGTTCCGCGTGGACTTCGCCCGCTCGTGCAACACCGCCTTCATCGGCCTCGCCCCCAAACTCGGCGACGACGGCCTGGCCACCGCCGGCCGCGCGCTGGGCCTGGAGGGCAAGTGGAGCCTGGGCATCGACGCGTTCAGCGGCAAGGTCTCGACCGGCGGCTCGGCGACGGAGCGCGCGTCGGCCTCGTTCGGCCAGGGCACGACGGTGGTCAGCCCGCTGGCGATGGCGGCGGCGACGGCCGGGGTGGCGCGCGGACAGTGGCAGCAGCCGACGATCCTGACCGAGCCCGCGCCGGCGGAGAAGGCCGCGCCCGGCCCCGAGCTCAACGCCGGATCGGTCGAGGCCGTCCGCACGATGATGCGCGAGGTGGTCACGGAGGGCACGGGGTCCGCGCTGAAGGACGTTCCGGGCGAGCCGGTGTACGGCAAGACCGGCACCGCCGAGTTCGACAACAATCCGGCCAACACCCACGCCTGGTGGGTGGGGTGGCAGGGCGACATCGCGTTCGCCGTTTTCGTCGAGAAGGGCGGCGACAGCGGCAAGAGCTCGGTGCCGGTAGCGGAGAGGTTCTTGCGCGGCCTCGCCTGA
- a CDS encoding tetratricopeptide repeat protein, protein MSDPRTTPSIFTRGAVDLSALRSPAPTPSRTEAPARQGAPGGPPGGGAATVIDVTEATFQTEVLERSLTVPVVIDFWAEWCQPCKQLSPILEKLAVEGGGTWVLAKVDVDSNPRLAQMFRVQGIPMVYAVVGGQPVDAFTGVVPETQLRQWIDAVLKAGGVQPPTAPEDPRLIDADDALMTGDLDTAEQAYKKILAESPADAAAEAGLAHVALARRVVGVDPRAALADAEAKPDDVPVQLLAADVEVLSGLADEAYKRLVALVRRTSGDEREEIRKHLLSLFAIAGPDDPAVSSARRALASALF, encoded by the coding sequence ATGAGCGACCCACGGACCACTCCGTCGATCTTCACCCGCGGCGCGGTCGACCTCAGCGCGCTGCGCAGTCCCGCACCCACCCCGAGCCGCACCGAGGCGCCGGCCCGACAAGGCGCGCCTGGCGGACCGCCCGGCGGTGGCGCTGCCACTGTGATCGACGTCACCGAGGCCACGTTCCAGACAGAGGTGCTGGAGCGGTCGCTCACCGTACCGGTAGTCATCGATTTCTGGGCCGAGTGGTGCCAGCCCTGCAAGCAGCTCTCGCCGATCCTCGAAAAGCTCGCCGTCGAGGGTGGCGGCACGTGGGTGCTCGCCAAGGTCGACGTCGACAGCAACCCGAGGCTCGCGCAGATGTTCCGCGTCCAGGGCATCCCGATGGTCTACGCGGTGGTGGGCGGCCAGCCGGTCGACGCGTTCACCGGCGTCGTGCCGGAGACGCAGCTGCGCCAGTGGATCGACGCGGTGCTCAAGGCGGGCGGCGTGCAGCCGCCGACCGCGCCCGAGGACCCGCGGCTGATCGACGCCGACGACGCGCTGATGACCGGCGACCTCGACACGGCCGAGCAGGCGTACAAGAAGATCCTCGCCGAGTCGCCGGCCGACGCCGCGGCCGAGGCCGGGCTGGCGCACGTCGCCCTCGCCCGCCGGGTGGTGGGCGTCGACCCGCGTGCCGCGCTCGCCGACGCCGAGGCCAAGCCCGACGACGTGCCCGTCCAGCTGCTCGCGGCCGACGTCGAGGTGCTCAGCGGCCTCGCCGACGAGGCGTACAAGCGGCTGGTCGCCCTGGTCCGCCGCACGTCGGGCGACGAGCGCGAGGAGATCCGCAAGCATCTGCTGTCGCTGTTCGCGATCGCCGGACCTGACGACCCGGCGGTCTCCAGCGCGCGGCGGGCCCTCGCGAGCGCCCTCTTCTAG
- a CDS encoding FtsX-like permease family protein, whose translation MHLRDGPLALDAELLKAGEPLRVVLHLVTAAGAPLTVDFGQLAAGRRSYQMDLSGCGGECRLAALELASLAEGGDTPPDRPVRFHSLTSGGAAVPALVDVSRWRGPARVDGQGPTVSAADGAVDLTTPPVASRPGVDRTGLAYLVDSPVPLPVAHTRLASASGDPGDPRLSLFGGDEVPVRFSGAVTALPRVQARGYLVDLEFADRLAADPGLGDEAQVWLADGAPDTVVDRLREQGLAVHADDSIDAARARYGEQGPPLALRFQLLAGALGVFLAALALAVAAAVERPDRAAELSALRTQGLSRRAVRLIGYGGYAVLVVAGVAIGIGAAALGGTLVEAAVPVFVDDWAVLPVATGPRAPALALAALGGLVVLGFTGAVAASQLVRATGGGRR comes from the coding sequence GTGCACCTCCGCGACGGTCCGCTCGCGCTGGACGCCGAGCTGCTCAAGGCGGGTGAGCCGCTGCGCGTGGTGCTGCATCTGGTCACGGCCGCCGGCGCCCCGCTGACCGTCGACTTCGGACAGTTGGCGGCCGGCCGTCGCTCGTACCAAATGGATCTTTCGGGTTGTGGCGGCGAGTGCCGGCTGGCCGCCCTCGAGCTGGCGTCCCTCGCGGAGGGCGGCGATACACCCCCGGACCGCCCGGTCCGGTTTCACAGCCTGACCAGCGGAGGCGCCGCAGTGCCCGCGCTTGTCGACGTGAGCCGGTGGCGCGGCCCGGCGCGGGTCGACGGGCAGGGTCCGACGGTGTCCGCCGCAGACGGTGCGGTGGACCTGACCACACCCCCGGTCGCGTCCCGGCCCGGCGTCGACCGGACCGGGTTGGCCTACCTCGTCGACTCGCCGGTGCCCCTGCCCGTGGCGCACACCCGGCTGGCCTCGGCGAGCGGGGATCCCGGCGATCCGCGGCTCTCGCTCTTCGGCGGCGACGAGGTTCCGGTGCGCTTTTCCGGCGCGGTCACCGCGCTGCCGAGGGTGCAGGCGCGCGGTTACCTTGTCGACCTTGAGTTTGCGGACCGCCTCGCGGCCGACCCCGGCCTCGGTGACGAGGCGCAGGTGTGGCTGGCCGACGGCGCGCCCGACACGGTCGTCGACCGCCTGCGCGAGCAGGGGCTTGCCGTGCACGCCGACGACTCGATCGACGCGGCCCGCGCGCGGTATGGCGAGCAGGGCCCACCCCTCGCCCTCCGCTTCCAGCTCCTCGCCGGTGCGCTCGGCGTCTTCCTCGCCGCGCTCGCGCTGGCGGTGGCCGCCGCGGTGGAGCGCCCCGACCGCGCGGCCGAGCTCTCCGCCCTGCGCACGCAAGGCCTGTCGCGGCGGGCGGTGCGCCTTATCGGATACGGGGGCTATGCGGTGCTCGTCGTCGCCGGCGTGGCGATCGGGATCGGGGCGGCGGCGTTGGGCGGGACGCTGGTGGAGGCGGCGGTGCCGGTGTTCGTTGACGACTGGGCGGTGCTGCCGGTGGCCACCGGCCCGCGGGCGCCCGCTCTCGCCCTGGCCGCGCTGGGCGGCCTCGTCGTGCTCGGCTTCACCGGCGCGGTGGCCGCCAGTCAGCTTGTGCGGGCGACGGGCGGTGGCCGCCGGTGA
- a CDS encoding FtsX-like permease family protein — translation MLAVVLGAIRARRAQAATLFLLTAVAVAAATAAPWYVVSAARSVAIADVTGAPSNQRVVLATARVDNDPAATAKVRAEAGRVVDIEGGSGTASVRVSGELAREGLKQAATVAARDDMCAHLTLVGRCPAALGEAVVSDRTATRLGVAAGDVAVFTVLGKAPIELRITGTYQLRDPLGAYWAVSVLGRASGTDTAAGAGDPVLTTVETVASADAAEMFAEYHVVVPVEAYLGIDGYDLAAEIDRQQASAGAQWRVESRAPALVSRVEREQWLVNLGVSVAAVQLLLLCWFALFFAVRHSAEQRRPDIGWLKLRGGARWRVWALVFQQSVLPMLAGAVAGAVAGVALAQLLGEVDPDRTGFAASLSLAAGGAAVLGALIAAVAADRSGMGAGVIDLLRHVPARRRGWRADVIDLVVVVVAVAGVYQAYVTDRDPGQSTGLVLVAPALVALAVALVAARAIAPLAVRAGHRALRAGRLPLAMAATHLARRPGTHRVFALLAVSVALLGAAASGWSAAATAREERATHDIGADRVLTVQARSRAHLLAAVRAADPGGTQAAAVVRNGTGEAGQVVLAVDTERFARVASWQGSTAHSSPISSGGCGPPRRKRCTSATVRSRWTPSCSRRVSRCAWCCIWSRPPAPR, via the coding sequence ATGCTTGCGGTGGTGCTGGGCGCGATCCGCGCGCGTCGGGCGCAGGCCGCCACGTTGTTCCTGCTGACGGCCGTCGCCGTGGCCGCCGCGACCGCCGCCCCGTGGTATGTGGTTTCAGCCGCCCGCTCCGTCGCCATCGCCGACGTCACCGGCGCACCGTCCAACCAGCGCGTCGTGCTGGCCACCGCGCGGGTCGACAACGACCCGGCCGCGACGGCCAAGGTGCGGGCCGAGGCGGGGCGGGTCGTCGACATCGAGGGCGGCAGCGGCACCGCGTCGGTGCGGGTCTCCGGCGAGCTGGCGCGCGAGGGCCTCAAGCAGGCCGCCACCGTCGCCGCCCGCGACGACATGTGCGCACACCTCACGCTCGTGGGCCGCTGCCCGGCGGCGCTTGGTGAGGCGGTGGTCAGTGACCGCACCGCCACCCGGCTCGGGGTGGCTGCCGGCGACGTGGCGGTGTTCACCGTGCTCGGCAAGGCGCCGATCGAGCTGCGCATCACCGGCACCTACCAGCTGCGCGACCCCCTGGGTGCGTATTGGGCGGTCAGCGTGCTCGGCCGCGCCAGCGGCACCGACACGGCCGCCGGCGCGGGCGACCCGGTCCTGACGACCGTCGAGACGGTGGCCTCCGCGGATGCGGCGGAGATGTTCGCCGAATACCACGTTGTCGTGCCGGTCGAGGCATACCTGGGCATCGACGGCTACGACCTGGCCGCCGAGATCGACCGCCAGCAGGCCTCCGCCGGCGCGCAGTGGCGGGTGGAAAGCCGCGCGCCGGCGCTGGTCAGTCGGGTCGAGCGCGAGCAGTGGCTGGTCAACCTCGGTGTGAGCGTCGCGGCGGTGCAGCTTCTGCTGCTCTGCTGGTTCGCGCTGTTCTTCGCCGTGCGGCACAGCGCCGAGCAGCGCCGGCCCGACATCGGCTGGCTCAAGCTCCGCGGCGGTGCGCGGTGGCGGGTGTGGGCGCTGGTCTTCCAGCAGAGCGTGCTGCCGATGCTTGCCGGCGCGGTCGCCGGCGCCGTGGCCGGCGTCGCCCTCGCCCAGCTGCTCGGCGAGGTGGACCCCGACCGCACCGGGTTCGCCGCCTCGCTCTCGCTGGCGGCCGGTGGAGCGGCGGTGCTCGGCGCGTTGATCGCCGCGGTCGCCGCCGACCGGTCCGGGATGGGCGCCGGCGTGATCGACCTGCTTCGCCACGTGCCCGCGCGGCGCCGCGGCTGGCGGGCCGACGTGATCGACCTGGTCGTCGTGGTGGTCGCGGTCGCTGGGGTCTACCAGGCGTATGTCACGGATCGCGATCCCGGCCAGTCCACCGGCCTCGTGCTCGTCGCACCCGCGCTGGTGGCGCTCGCCGTGGCACTTGTCGCGGCCCGCGCGATCGCGCCGCTGGCCGTGCGGGCCGGCCACCGCGCGCTGCGGGCCGGGCGGCTCCCGCTCGCGATGGCGGCCACGCACCTGGCGCGGCGGCCCGGCACGCACCGGGTGTTCGCGCTGCTCGCCGTCTCCGTCGCGCTGCTGGGCGCGGCAGCCAGCGGGTGGTCGGCGGCGGCCACCGCCCGCGAGGAGCGGGCCACCCACGACATCGGCGCCGACCGCGTGCTCACCGTCCAGGCGCGCAGCCGCGCCCACCTGCTGGCCGCGGTCCGGGCCGCCGACCCCGGTGGCACGCAGGCCGCCGCCGTCGTGCGCAACGGCACGGGAGAGGCCGGGCAGGTGGTGCTGGCCGTCGACACGGAGCGGTTCGCGCGGGTCGCCAGCTGGCAGGGGAGTACGGCGCACAGCTCGCCGATATCCTCGGGCGGCTGCGGCCCGCCACGCCGGAAGCGGTGCACCTCCGCGACGGTCCGCTCGCGCTGGACGCCGAGCTGCTCAAGGCGGGTGAGCCGCTGCGCGTGGTGCTGCATCTGGTCACGGCCGCCGGCGCCCCGCTGA
- a CDS encoding ABC transporter ATP-binding protein yields MGAVTGLAVACRRVVHIYRAEGGDVVALSGVDLSINPGEMLALVGPSGSGKSTLVALLGGLMRPSAGRVSVGTYDMGKLTDAEISRLRGTEIGVVLQGAARNLLPYATLHRNVWLAQRRAAHTAGIELDDPERILDLVGLRGKASAKIGDLAPGARQRAALAVGIAASPGLLLVDEPTSQLDTHGRDEVLGALETVNAERGTTIVVVTHDAEVGARLGRAVTIRDGRVGAEGRDGQDFAVVAGDGTVQLPPEVLGEFPPGTLFTVDHVDGSVTLVVGGSQAES; encoded by the coding sequence ATGGGTGCCGTGACGGGATTGGCGGTGGCTTGCCGGCGGGTGGTGCACATCTACCGCGCCGAGGGCGGTGACGTCGTGGCGTTGTCCGGCGTCGACCTGTCCATCAACCCGGGCGAGATGCTGGCCCTCGTCGGCCCGTCGGGATCCGGCAAGTCCACGCTGGTGGCGCTGCTCGGCGGCCTGATGCGGCCGTCGGCGGGGCGGGTCAGCGTCGGGACGTACGACATGGGCAAGCTCACCGACGCGGAGATCTCCCGGCTGCGCGGCACCGAGATCGGCGTGGTGCTGCAGGGCGCCGCGCGCAACCTGCTGCCCTACGCGACGCTGCACCGCAACGTCTGGCTCGCCCAGCGCCGCGCGGCGCACACGGCCGGCATCGAGCTCGACGACCCGGAGCGGATCCTCGACCTGGTTGGCCTGCGTGGCAAGGCGTCCGCGAAGATCGGCGACCTGGCGCCCGGCGCGCGGCAGCGGGCGGCGCTCGCGGTGGGCATCGCCGCGTCGCCCGGCCTGCTGCTTGTCGACGAGCCCACCAGCCAGCTCGACACCCACGGCCGCGACGAGGTGCTCGGCGCGCTGGAGACGGTCAACGCCGAGCGCGGCACCACGATAGTGGTGGTTACACACGACGCCGAGGTGGGCGCGCGGCTCGGGCGGGCGGTGACGATCCGCGACGGCCGGGTGGGCGCCGAGGGGCGCGACGGCCAGGACTTCGCGGTGGTGGCCGGCGACGGCACGGTCCAGCTCCCGCCCGAGGTGCTCGGCGAGTTTCCGCCCGGCACGCTCTTCACCGTCGACCACGTCGACGGCTCGGTCACCCTGGTCGTCGGCGGTAGCCAGGCCGAGTCGTGA
- a CDS encoding acyl-CoA mutase large subunit family protein: MNAEEIAAGRERWQARYDAARKRDADFTTLSGLEVDPVYGPPPVPTCPGSSGSGGRGVPVHPRSLPHRLPGRTWTIRQFAGFGNARQTNERYKMILGAGGGGLSVAFDMPTLMGRDSDDPQALGEVGHCGVAVDSAVDMDVLFDGIDLAATTTSMTISGPAVPVFCMYLVAAERQGADLSTLDGTLQTDIFKEYIAQKEWLFEPEPHLRLIGDLMEYCAHNIPRYKPLSVSGYHIREAGSTAAQELAYTLADGFGYVELGLSRGLDVNLFAPGLSFFFDAHVDFFEEIAKFRAARRIWARWLRDVYGATDERALWLRFHTQTAGVSLTAQQPVNNVVRTAVEALAAVLGGTNSLHTNALDETLALPTDESAEIALRTQQVLMEEIGVTNVADPLGGSWYVEALTDRIEAEAEEIFAKIKSMGSDGTITSGILRGIEDGWFTGQIAEAAFVYQQALEKGDKRVVGVTHHTGTVTKPLEILRISHEVELEQRKLLAGRRGERDKAAVDAAISRMVDVARTDANIVPAMLDAVRVEATLGEICDALRAEWGVYREPARF; the protein is encoded by the coding sequence ATGAACGCCGAGGAGATCGCGGCGGGCCGGGAGCGGTGGCAGGCCCGGTACGACGCAGCCCGCAAGCGCGACGCCGACTTCACCACGCTCTCCGGCCTGGAGGTGGACCCGGTATACGGTCCGCCCCCGGTGCCGACGTGCCCGGGTTCGAGCGGATCGGGTGGCCGGGGAGTACCCGTACACCCGCGGTCTCTACCCCACCGGCTACCGGGGCGCACCTGGACGATCCGCCAGTTCGCCGGCTTCGGCAACGCGCGGCAGACAAACGAGCGCTACAAGATGATCCTCGGTGCGGGCGGCGGCGGGCTCTCGGTCGCGTTCGACATGCCGACGCTCATGGGCCGCGACTCCGACGACCCGCAGGCGCTCGGCGAGGTGGGGCACTGCGGCGTGGCGGTGGACTCCGCCGTCGACATGGACGTGCTCTTCGACGGCATCGACCTCGCCGCCACCACCACGAGCATGACCATCTCCGGGCCCGCGGTGCCGGTGTTCTGCATGTACCTCGTGGCCGCCGAGCGCCAGGGCGCCGATCTGTCCACACTGGACGGTACACTCCAGACGGACATCTTCAAGGAGTACATCGCGCAGAAGGAGTGGCTCTTCGAGCCCGAGCCGCACCTGCGCCTGATCGGCGACCTGATGGAGTACTGCGCGCACAACATCCCGCGCTACAAGCCCCTGTCGGTCTCCGGCTACCACATCCGCGAGGCCGGCTCGACCGCCGCGCAGGAGCTGGCGTACACGCTCGCCGACGGCTTCGGCTACGTCGAGCTCGGCCTGTCCCGCGGCCTCGACGTCAACCTGTTCGCGCCCGGCCTGAGCTTCTTCTTCGACGCGCACGTCGACTTCTTCGAGGAGATCGCGAAGTTCCGGGCGGCCCGCCGGATCTGGGCGCGGTGGCTGCGCGACGTGTACGGCGCCACCGACGAACGAGCCCTCTGGCTCCGCTTCCACACGCAGACGGCCGGGGTGTCGCTGACCGCGCAGCAGCCGGTGAACAACGTCGTGCGCACCGCGGTCGAGGCCCTCGCGGCGGTGCTCGGCGGTACCAACTCGCTGCACACAAACGCGCTGGACGAGACGCTCGCGCTGCCCACCGACGAGTCGGCGGAGATCGCGCTGCGCACGCAGCAGGTGCTGATGGAGGAGATCGGCGTCACCAACGTGGCCGACCCGCTCGGCGGCTCGTGGTACGTCGAGGCGCTCACCGACCGCATCGAGGCCGAGGCGGAGGAGATCTTCGCGAAGATCAAGTCGATGGGCTCGGACGGCACCATCACCTCCGGCATCCTGCGCGGCATCGAAGACGGGTGGTTCACGGGGCAGATCGCGGAGGCCGCGTTCGTCTACCAGCAGGCGCTGGAAAAGGGCGACAAGCGCGTCGTCGGCGTCACCCACCACACCGGCACGGTGACCAAGCCGCTGGAGATCCTGCGCATCTCGCACGAGGTCGAGCTGGAGCAGCGCAAGCTGCTGGCCGGGCGGCGCGGCGAGCGGGACAAGGCGGCGGTCGACGCGGCCATCTCCCGGATGGTCGACGTGGCCCGCACCGACGCCAACATCGTGCCGGCCATGCTCGACGCCGTGCGGGTCGAGGCAACGCTGGGCGAGATCTGCGACGCCCTCCGCGCCGAGTGGGGCGTGTACCGGGAGCCCGCGCGATTCTGA
- a CDS encoding Asp23/Gls24 family envelope stress response protein encodes MVERLRNNAELAAERGMTSIADEVVEKIAGIATREVPGVYDLGGDVARFFANVKERIGLGDADEDADRGMSVRLEGRTAVINITLVIEYGFVVHSVTEKVRAKVISSVENLLGLEVTEVNIRVDDVHVDDAGPVGGDEARAAGYQP; translated from the coding sequence GTGGTCGAGCGCCTGCGCAACAACGCCGAGCTGGCCGCCGAGCGTGGCATGACGTCGATCGCCGACGAGGTGGTCGAAAAGATCGCCGGCATCGCGACCCGCGAGGTCCCGGGCGTGTACGACCTGGGTGGCGACGTCGCCCGCTTCTTCGCCAACGTCAAGGAGCGGATCGGCCTCGGCGACGCCGACGAGGACGCCGACCGCGGCATGTCGGTGCGGCTCGAAGGGCGCACCGCGGTCATCAACATCACGCTCGTGATCGAGTACGGGTTCGTGGTCCACTCCGTGACCGAGAAGGTCCGGGCCAAGGTGATCAGTTCCGTGGAAAACCTGCTCGGCCTCGAGGTCACTGAGGTAAACATCAGGGTGGACGATGTGCACGTCGACGACGCCGGCCCGGTCGGTGGCGACGAGGCGCGGGCGGCGGGATACCAGCCGTAA
- a CDS encoding ABC transporter ATP-binding protein has translation MVDKLSVAYGRGEPVLRDVTVTAEPGRVLAVTGPSGAGKTTLLATMAGLLAPAAGSVTVDGEALRDRDHAVARGVVLVPQDNGLAAILTAGENLQVALIATGASPSDARRLTAASLERLGLTGQTDQLVEELSGGQQQRTAIARGLALGGTVLLADEVTSELDAANRQRVLDLLHDEAGRGAAVVFATHDPEAAAACDAELHLVDGRAELVRA, from the coding sequence ATGGTCGACAAGCTCTCAGTCGCGTACGGGCGGGGCGAGCCGGTCCTGCGGGACGTCACGGTGACCGCCGAGCCGGGGCGGGTGCTGGCCGTCACCGGTCCGTCCGGTGCGGGCAAGACCACCCTGCTGGCGACCATGGCCGGCCTGCTCGCGCCCGCCGCGGGCAGCGTGACCGTCGACGGTGAGGCGCTGCGCGACCGCGACCACGCGGTGGCCCGGGGCGTGGTGCTGGTGCCGCAGGACAACGGGCTCGCCGCGATCCTCACCGCCGGGGAAAACCTCCAGGTCGCGCTCATCGCCACCGGTGCCTCGCCGTCCGACGCGCGGCGGCTGACCGCGGCGTCGCTGGAGCGGTTGGGGTTGACCGGGCAGACCGACCAGCTCGTCGAGGAGCTGTCCGGCGGCCAGCAGCAGCGCACCGCGATCGCGCGCGGGCTGGCCCTGGGCGGCACCGTGCTGCTCGCCGACGAGGTGACCAGCGAGCTCGACGCGGCCAACCGCCAGCGGGTGCTGGACCTGCTGCACGACGAGGCCGGGCGGGGCGCGGCGGTGGTCTTCGCGACCCACGACCCTGAGGCGGCCGCCGCGTGTGACGCTGAGTTGCACCTGGTCGACGGCCGCGCGGAGCTCGTGCGCGCGTAG
- the meaB gene encoding methylmalonyl Co-A mutase-associated GTPase MeaB, translating into MRRRWPGRRTYHQGPVRRSRDVAALVAAAREGDPRAVARLITLVESGDELLPDVAAALAPHTGKAQVIGLTGSPGVGKSTTTNEFVRALRAEGHRVGVLAVDPSSPFTGGAILGDRVRMQDHATDPGVYIRSMSSRGHLGGLAAATPQAVRVLEGAGCDIVLVETVGVGQAEVEVASLADTTLVLLAPGMGDAIQAVKAGILEIADVFVVNKADRDGADATYHDIQGMIGLGERAPGEWRPQVVRAVASRGQGIDDILTAVQKHRAWLVEHGELRRRREKRAAAEVEAIALGTLRERLGSIRSGTALRDAAVKVAAGETDPYAAAASLLASLA; encoded by the coding sequence GTGCGGCGGCGGTGGCCAGGGCGACGCACTTATCATCAAGGTCCCGTGAGAAGAAGCCGTGACGTAGCCGCGCTCGTGGCCGCCGCGCGCGAGGGTGACCCCCGCGCGGTGGCCCGGCTGATCACCCTGGTCGAGTCCGGCGACGAGCTGCTGCCCGACGTGGCCGCCGCGCTCGCGCCGCACACCGGCAAGGCGCAGGTCATCGGCCTCACCGGCTCGCCCGGCGTCGGCAAGTCCACGACGACCAACGAGTTCGTGCGCGCGCTGCGTGCCGAGGGGCACCGGGTGGGGGTGCTGGCGGTCGACCCGTCCAGCCCGTTCACCGGCGGGGCGATCCTCGGCGACCGGGTGCGCATGCAGGACCACGCGACCGACCCCGGCGTGTACATCCGCTCGATGTCCAGCCGCGGCCACCTCGGCGGGCTGGCCGCGGCGACGCCACAGGCGGTGCGGGTGCTGGAGGGCGCCGGCTGCGACATCGTGCTGGTCGAGACCGTCGGCGTCGGGCAGGCCGAGGTCGAGGTTGCCTCGCTCGCCGACACCACGCTCGTGCTCCTCGCCCCCGGCATGGGCGACGCCATCCAGGCGGTAAAGGCCGGCATCCTCGAGATCGCCGACGTGTTCGTTGTCAACAAGGCCGACCGCGACGGCGCGGACGCCACCTATCACGACATCCAAGGCATGATCGGACTCGGCGAGCGGGCCCCCGGCGAGTGGCGGCCCCAGGTGGTGCGCGCGGTCGCGTCGCGCGGCCAGGGCATCGACGACATCCTCACCGCCGTGCAGAAGCACCGCGCCTGGCTTGTCGAGCACGGCGAGCTGCGCCGCCGCCGCGAGAAGCGGGCCGCCGCCGAGGTCGAGGCGATCGCGCTGGGCACCCTCCGTGAGCGGCTGGGCTCGATCCGCTCGGGTACCGCTCTGCGCGACGCCGCCGTGAAGGTGGCGGCCGGCGAGACAGACCCTTACGCCGCCGCGGCCTCACTCCTCGCGTCGCTTGCTTGA